The Lycium barbarum isolate Lr01 chromosome 9, ASM1917538v2, whole genome shotgun sequence genome has a segment encoding these proteins:
- the LOC132610730 gene encoding gibberellin-regulated protein 5-like encodes MASQSTLLVLLLALVCLIQVSLASQRFDASYLAKPPVGPTTCPVPTAQCSSACDRRCSATSHKNNCLMFCNMCCNWCQCVPPGTYGQKECCSCYSDWKTEQGTPKCP; translated from the exons ATGGCATCTCAATCTACTTTGCTCGTCTTGCTCCTTGCATTAGTATGTCTCATTCAAGTCTCTTTG GCAAGCCAACGTTTTGATGCATCCTATCTGGCAAAGCCTCCTGTTGGCCCAACAACTTGCCCAGTTCCTACAGCTC AGTGTTCAAGTGCTTGTGACAGACGATGCTCCGCAACATCGCATAAGAACAATTGTTTAATGTTCTGCAACATGTGTTGTAACTGGTGCCAATGTGTTCCACCTGGTACATATGGACAAAAAGAATGTTGCTCATGCTACAGTGATTGGAAGACAGAGCAAGGGACACCAAAATGCCCTTAA